A region from the Methanofollis liminatans DSM 4140 genome encodes:
- the mcrG gene encoding coenzyme-B sulfoethylthiotransferase subunit gamma, with the protein MAYTPQYGPGTSVVAQNRRNQMNPTYELSKLRSVTDEDVVLVLGHRAPGAAYPTAHPPLAEQQEPADPMRKLVKPTEGAKAGDRVRYIQFADSMFNAPSQPYQRTYMECYRFRGIDPGTLSGRQIVECRERDLDMYSKNLIETEVFDPATVSCRGATVHGHSLRLAEDGMMFDALQRCVLGEDGIVRYVKDQIGVPLDRPVEVGKPMDAAWLKEHSTIFHSLAGTALREDPEYIEYLQRIHSLRTKYGFMPKEE; encoded by the coding sequence ATGGCATACACACCACAGTATGGTCCGGGTACCTCTGTCGTTGCCCAGAACAGGCGCAACCAGATGAACCCCACCTATGAACTCTCGAAACTTCGTTCAGTTACCGACGAGGACGTCGTCCTGGTTCTCGGCCACCGCGCTCCCGGCGCGGCCTACCCGACCGCCCACCCGCCCCTTGCCGAGCAGCAGGAGCCAGCAGACCCGATGCGCAAGCTGGTCAAGCCCACCGAGGGCGCAAAGGCCGGCGACCGCGTCCGCTACATCCAGTTCGCTGACTCGATGTTCAACGCCCCGTCCCAGCCGTACCAGCGCACCTACATGGAGTGCTACCGGTTCCGCGGCATCGACCCCGGCACCCTCTCTGGCCGCCAGATCGTCGAGTGCCGCGAGCGCGACCTCGACATGTACTCCAAGAACCTCATCGAGACCGAGGTCTTCGACCCGGCGACCGTCTCCTGCCGTGGTGCGACTGTGCACGGTCACTCCCTCCGTCTTGCAGAGGACGGCATGATGTTCGACGCTCTCCAGCGCTGTGTGCTCGGTGAGGACGGCATCGTCCGCTACGTCAAGGATCAGATCGGCGTTCCCCTCGACCGCCCGGTCGAGGTCGGCAAGCCCATGGATGCAGCGTGGCTCAAGGAGCACAGCACGATCTTCCACTCCCTTGCAGGGACCGCACTCCGTGAAGATCCGGAATACATCGAGTACCTCCAGCGGATCCACTCGCTGAGGACCAAATACGGCTTTATGCCGAAGGAGGAGTGA
- the mcrD gene encoding methyl-coenzyme M reductase operon protein D gives MPDSAFPQCRIVPLRLLSPTTAEQLLTRIAGIPGVRRIVLNGPGLPATVPYGPARGSANPNTNRRTIQVCGAAFEMKIQTGTVTLEVEDEEAIGAVKALCDEFFTMMPYRLQTGRFMKSSPTMVDYARYGPNADERVIGLSDPRKRDGLIIIPAAQSGGSLSDNMQMENTPDSIN, from the coding sequence TTGCCTGATTCAGCCTTCCCCCAGTGCAGGATCGTTCCCCTGAGGCTTCTCTCGCCCACAACGGCAGAGCAGCTTCTCACCCGGATTGCAGGGATCCCGGGAGTCCGGCGGATCGTGCTCAACGGTCCCGGCCTCCCGGCCACCGTCCCGTACGGCCCGGCGAGAGGCTCGGCCAACCCCAATACCAACAGGCGAACGATTCAGGTCTGCGGTGCCGCATTCGAGATGAAGATCCAGACCGGGACGGTCACCCTCGAAGTCGAGGACGAAGAGGCGATCGGGGCGGTGAAGGCGCTCTGCGACGAGTTCTTCACCATGATGCCCTATCGCCTCCAGACCGGCCGGTTCATGAAGAGCAGTCCCACCATGGTGGACTATGCACGCTATGGGCCCAATGCCGATGAGCGTGTCATCGGGCTCTCCGATCCACGGAAACGGGACGGACTGATCATCATCCCGGCAGCGCAGAGCGGGGGAAGTCTGTCTGACAATATGCAGATGGAAAATACACCAGATTCAATCAATTGA
- the mcrB gene encoding coenzyme-B sulfoethylthiotransferase subunit beta, with translation MAAYSETIDLYSDDGKLLKSGVTLDKISPLVNPATSKIIDLTKRTINVNLGGIQNALKTGKLGKGKSKIRGRELDLAIMENKDAIVARIKEMVQVEEGDDTEILEFNNGQLLLVQVPKKRLMNAATYDAAITAVASATTYAIVDQFNIDAFNASTVKAACWGGYPHTMDMEGALVSSILSIPQNNEGIGFALRNVPVNHVVMMTGRNSLQGVALASTLETAGEFEMGAAIGAFERYQLLSYAYQGLNANNMVYDLVKANGETGTVGTVVQSLVERAIEDKVILPGKKGGYFQFYDTKDPMLWNAYVAAGSLAATIVNCGAGRFAQAVSSTLLYFNDLIEHETGLPSCDFGRMMGTAVGFSFFSHSIYGGGGPGIFNGNHVVTRHANGVAIPCVVAACALDAGTQMFTPEGTSKVMGETYGKIDVFNKPMDQIAKGVDLIA, from the coding sequence ATGGCAGCATATTCAGAAACAATCGATCTCTATTCAGATGATGGGAAGCTGCTGAAAAGCGGCGTCACCCTCGATAAGATCAGCCCGCTGGTGAACCCCGCGACCAGCAAGATCATCGACCTGACGAAGAGAACGATTAATGTAAACCTCGGGGGCATTCAGAATGCTCTCAAGACCGGAAAGCTTGGAAAGGGCAAGAGCAAGATCCGGGGCCGTGAACTCGACCTCGCCATCATGGAGAACAAGGACGCCATCGTCGCCAGGATCAAGGAGATGGTGCAGGTCGAGGAGGGTGACGACACCGAGATCCTCGAGTTCAACAATGGTCAGCTCCTGCTCGTCCAGGTTCCAAAGAAGCGCCTGATGAACGCCGCCACCTACGACGCGGCAATCACCGCCGTCGCCTCGGCGACCACCTATGCGATCGTTGACCAGTTCAACATCGACGCCTTCAACGCATCGACCGTCAAGGCCGCATGCTGGGGCGGCTACCCGCACACCATGGACATGGAAGGCGCGCTCGTCTCCTCTATCCTGTCCATCCCGCAGAACAACGAAGGTATCGGCTTTGCCCTGCGCAACGTCCCGGTCAACCACGTTGTCATGATGACCGGCAGGAACTCCCTCCAGGGCGTCGCTCTCGCCTCGACCCTCGAGACCGCCGGTGAGTTCGAGATGGGCGCCGCCATCGGTGCCTTCGAGCGCTACCAGCTCCTCTCCTACGCCTACCAGGGCCTCAACGCCAACAACATGGTCTACGACCTTGTCAAGGCAAACGGCGAGACCGGCACCGTCGGTACCGTCGTCCAGTCCCTGGTCGAGCGTGCGATCGAGGACAAGGTCATCCTGCCCGGCAAGAAGGGCGGCTACTTCCAGTTCTACGACACCAAGGACCCGATGCTCTGGAACGCCTATGTTGCAGCCGGCTCCCTCGCCGCCACCATCGTCAACTGTGGTGCCGGCCGGTTCGCCCAGGCCGTCTCCTCGACCCTGCTGTACTTCAACGACCTCATTGAGCACGAGACCGGCCTGCCCTCCTGCGACTTCGGCCGCATGATGGGTACCGCCGTCGGTTTCTCGTTCTTCAGCCACTCCATCTACGGTGGCGGCGGTCCGGGTATCTTCAACGGCAACCACGTCGTGACCAGGCACGCCAACGGCGTCGCCATTCCGTGTGTGGTCGCCGCCTGCGCCCTCGATGCCGGCACCCAGATGTTCACGCCCGAAGGCACCTCCAAGGTGATGGGCGAGACCTACGGCAAGATCGATGTGTTCAACAAGCCGATGGACCAGATCGCCAAGGGCGTTGATCTTATTGCCTGA